A window of the Arachis duranensis cultivar V14167 chromosome 5, aradu.V14167.gnm2.J7QH, whole genome shotgun sequence genome harbors these coding sequences:
- the LOC127747642 gene encoding uncharacterized protein LOC127747642, protein MAEEYAKGDALRVIKAAGEPSRPMRLPLPNGLLSKGSNHLYVTVTDGSNHTYKIACSPNGWKEITLGRGWQRFYHEYKLQPSNILLFKHKGRDDFRVRIFQSPGVERTYDTFGDDSVDVILPEVPKNRAPATHAPWRRMGCINVPRSSAAAEVEHTFQSEHPFFILHITKRLLGIHFLPNVPHFGDDVNDDVMVTLRSGEISVWAVYGRYVGKRRRNCGSISQGWFEFLSKCNITVPKLAVFEISRT, encoded by the exons ATGGCCGAAGAATACGCCAAAGGTGACGCCCTGAGGGTTATCAAAGCGGCAGGAGAGCCGTCGCGGCCCATG CGTCTGCCATTACCGAATGGGCTCCTCTCCAAAGGAAGCAACCATCTGTATGTCACGGTCACCGATGGGTCAAACCATACTTACAAGATTGCATGCAGCCCCAATGGGTGGAAAGAGATCACTCTCGGCAGGGGATGGCAAAGGTTCTATCATGAATACAAGCTACAACCATCTAACATTCTGCTGTTCAAGCACAAGGGCAGAGACGACTTCAGGGTTCGAATCTTTCAGTCACCGGGTGTCGAAAGGACGTATGATACGTTCGGTGATGACTCCGTCGACGTCATACTCCCTGAAGTGCCAAAGAACCGTGCACCCGCTACTCACGCGCCCTGGCGTCGAATGGGGTGTATCAATGTCCCCAGGAGCTCAGCTGCAGCTGAGGTGGAGCATACATTTCAGTCCGAGCACCCCTTCTTCATCTTGCACATCACAAAAAGGCTCTTGGGCATCCACTTCCTA CCAAATGTGCCGCACTTTGGAGACGACGTCAACGATGATGTCATGGTCACTCTTAGATCGGGGGAGATCTCCGTCTGGGCCGTCTACGGAAGATACGTGGGCAAAAGAAGGCGCAATTGTGGTAGCATTAGCCAAGGGTGGTTTGAATTCTTGAGCAAGTGCAACATAACTGTGCCAAAGCTTGCCGTGTTTGAGATCTCCAGGACCTAG
- the LOC127747644 gene encoding putative F-box protein At1g67623, which translates to MTIDCFSNIAFIPNDIWVAITIKVASDSIRDLCSLRMTCKAARDAGDSDIVHRSVFIPPPHATPWWWCLSPEAKRFFDRCMVAGHPELLFREALRELFIRHDENVGLQMLNSATSTGHAAAKYALTMTLLLRTDGNDEKQKGLELYRELDAAGSLADCKARCFSILTISWPSEVQMPHIEEQHTVCAVLRCSTSGHMPLLYDYRRRAAERNSVHAFGGAAHIPCIQRRADYDLQAFVNLP; encoded by the coding sequence ATGACAATCGACTGTTTCTCAAATATCGCTTTCATTCCCAACGACATCTGGGTAGCAATTACCATTAAAGTTGCCTCAGACTCCATTCGAGACCTGTGCAGTCTCAGAATGACCTGTAAGGCTGCACGCGATGCGGGAGATTCTGATATTGTTCACCGGAGTGTTTTCATCCCACCACCGCATGCCACACCGTGGTGGTGGTGCCTCAGTCCGGAGGCAAAGAGATTCTTTGATCGATGCATGGTAGCTGGCCATCCAGAGCTTCTGTTTCGGGAGGCACTTCGGGAACTTTTCATCAGACATGACGAAAATGTTGGCCTCCAAATGCTGAATAGTGCAACAAGTACAGGCCATGCAGCAGCCAAATACGCACTGACCATGACGTTGCTGCTTCGCACGGACGGCAACGACGAAAAACAAAAAGGGCTGGAACTGTATCGCGAGCTTGATGCGGCTGGTTCACTCGCTGATTGTAAGGCAAGGTGCTTTTCAATTCTGACAATCTCGTGGCCAAGTGAGGTCCAAATGCCCCATATAGAAGAACAACACACCGTCTGTGCCGTACTTAGGTGCTCGACCAGTGGCCACATGCCTCTTCTGTATGACTATCGCAGACGTGCAGCAGAGCGAAACTCCGTCCATGCTTTCGGAGGGGCCGCTCATATCCCCTGCATCCAGCGTCGCGCAGACTACGACCTGCAAGCCTTCGTCAACCTCCCATGA